AAATTATAAGCTTCTGCTTCCCCTTCCACCCGACGATTCCACGCGTGGGTTTTGGGGAACGGTCGAACCCTCACCCCCGCACCTCCCGCGGAACGAATCGCCCCACCGTAAAGCGTCACGGGACCAAAGTCATGGCCCATCACAGCGGTAATGGTATTCTTTTTTTCCAGATCGGTTCCCAGGACAGAGCGATCTTCCCGGGCACCCAAATTATTTCCGGCCAAGTAATAGTATTTCCCAGGCCGGGGGACCATCGTGATCCCCAAATCCGGCCTCCATTTCTGGTCTTCCATGTCATACCGTTGACGGTAATCCCAGTAAATCTTGATGGCTGAGATTCGGCCCGTGAACCCTTTCAGATCGTGAGTGGCTTTGTTGACATTGGCCATGGTTTGATCCAAATTCTTTCCGAGTTCGGGATCGTTCACCAGTCGACCCAGGAGCCCATCACCCTTCTGGACACGTTCCGTGATTTGGTCCAGCCGCTCCGAAATGGACCGAAACTTTTCGAGCGCGATCTTGATGTCTTCTTTTCGTTCTCCGGTGATTTCGCGAAGATCGCTTGCCACGTGTTTCGCGTGGGCCGAGGCGTCACGAATGTTTCGGATGATCTCGGTCAGTTCAGCCCGTTGGGTGCCGAGGGAATCGGCCAACGCCTGAGACACGCGCCGAAAATTGGCCACCGTCACTCGTAAATTGTCCGTGACGGCGCCTTGGTCAGGATCTTCTTTAAGAAACGCGCCCAATTTCGACATCACGTCATCGAACGTGAACGTCGGCGTCCCTTCAAAGGAATCGCCGGGCGAAAGCACGGGGGCGGCGGGATCCCCCAACGTCATCTCCAAATATTTCGAACCGATAAACCCCGTGGACGCCACTTGGGCTTTGGTTCCCTGATGAACCTCGATGCCCTTTCGCACCTGGACTTTCACCCGAGCCCGCTGGCGATCGAGATCAATTCGTTCGACTTGCCCCACCTCCACCCCAGCCACTTTGACCGGCCCTTTTTCGGGCAAACCCAAGGCATTGTCAAAATAGACGTAAAGAGGGTATGTCCCATGAAACTGGAAATCGCCCAAAACAATGACCCCCAGGGCAAAAACGAAAAGGCCACTTAAGGAGAACAACCCCACCTTGGTTTCTGTGGACAGAGACATTACGTGTAAGACCTCACAGGCATTTGGATGGGCCCCTGGGCGGAACCCGAAATAAACTGTTGAACCACCGGATCCTCCGAACACTGAATTTCTGACGGTGTGCCAACAGCCGCCAGGCGACCCTCATAAATCATGGCAATGCGGTTTGAAATCTTGTAGGCGGACTTCATGTCATGGGTAACCGCAATCGATGTAATTTTCATCTTTTCCCGAATTCCCACGATCAATTCGTTGATCACGTCCGACATGATGGGGTCCAACCCCGTTGTTGGTTCATCGTACAATATGTAGTCTGGTTCGTGGGCAATCGCCCGGGCCAAACCCACGCGTTTTTTCATCCCCCCGGAAAGTTCCGCGGGTTTCAACCCCGCCACTTCCGATTTTAAACCCACCAACCCCAAGCATCGAGAAACGATTTCATCCCCCCGGGATAGTTCTTCAGGTTTCAGGTGCCGAATCCCAAATAAAACGTTTTCGGCCACGGTCAGGGAATCAAATAACGCGGCCCCCTGAAACAAAAAACCAAACTTACGTTGGACTTGGGCCAACGCGTCTTCGTCCATTCCTGTGATTTCTTTA
This window of the Elusimicrobiota bacterium genome carries:
- a CDS encoding MCE family protein, coding for MSLSTETKVGLFSLSGLFVFALGVIVLGDFQFHGTYPLYVYFDNALGLPEKGPVKVAGVEVGQVERIDLDRQRARVKVQVRKGIEVHQGTKAQVASTGFIGSKYLEMTLGDPAAPVLSPGDSFEGTPTFTFDDVMSKLGAFLKEDPDQGAVTDNLRVTVANFRRVSQALADSLGTQRAELTEIIRNIRDASAHAKHVASDLREITGERKEDIKIALEKFRSISERLDQITERVQKGDGLLGRLVNDPELGKNLDQTMANVNKATHDLKGFTGRISAIKIYWDYRQRYDMEDQKWRPDLGITMVPRPGKYYYLAGNNLGAREDRSVLGTDLEKKNTITAVMGHDFGPVTLYGGAIRSAGGAGVRVRPFPKTHAWNRRVEGEAEAYNFGRDEMIQGHHFDKPVYNVGARVKAIEPWLWVGAQIEDVSERKNFNVNANIMFRDEDLAFLLGLVGLAR
- a CDS encoding ATP-binding cassette domain-containing protein; the encoded protein is MIRLEDVHRSFGPNRVLRGLSLEVREGETLTIIGGSGTGKSVTLKIMVGLLKPDRGRVFVDNKEITGMDEDALAQVQRKFGFLFQGAALFDSLTVAENVLFGIRHLKPEELSRGDEIVSRCLGLVGLKSEVAGLKPAELSGGMKKRVGLARAIAHEPDYILYDEPTTGLDPIMSDVINELIVGIREKMKITSIAVTHDMKSAYKISNRIAMIYEGRLAAVGTPSEIQCSEDPVVQQFISGSAQGPIQMPVRSYT